The Styela clava chromosome 3, kaStyClav1.hap1.2, whole genome shotgun sequence genome includes the window TGCACGAACTTTTGGTCGACCAAACCAAATCTCACGAATCTTTGCACTGCGTCATAAACTTTGGTGACCGTTGCAGCAACTTGATCCATTTTTAACTATTTATTGTCAATTGATTGGCTAAACGCGTGCTGGTAAAATAATCGACGCATAACAAATTTAGTAATGTCGGAGCTTCGTAATACGATACATGAATCCTGTACAGGTCTTGCAAAAATAGGAATCTGGGGCCGAGGAATCGGTATGCCTTGACTACAAGGCTTAAACTAAATTGTCGAGCCAAAAGTTGATTAAAGATGATTCAAAAGATGACCTGACCAAATCATCATTTCTAAGATTCATTACATACGGTTAGATTATTACTTGAACTATTTTACCCCATTTCCCAAAGTAACCCTCTATCTATTCTTTTTGTTCAAGATAAGTTATTTTTGCTCGTGCTTCAGTAAGCATCAACAGCTTGAAATCTCCTCTTACTCCATTGTTTTTGCACTTTTTATCCTAAACATAATCATAATTAAGCTCATTATAAGCAGACCCAGTTCTTTGTGAAAAATTAtgatcaatatatataatatctatTATAAACGAatcatttgaaatatcaaagtcgtacagttttttttgtttttcaggcaaaattgaaacaatactATTAAATACAAGTTGAGTAATCGCACAATTGCaacgtaatttttttattggataTTCCAAAAAAAGAAAAGGATTTCACGTCAAAGTAACTACATCATATCCAAAGCCAGTATAAACATGTAAATCGCTGTGTCTTTCACACTTCCTACACTAACTGAAACTGAACATATGAATAATCTTCATGCATCACCGTTGCGTATCAAACGGGAATGATTAGAATGATTGAATTACATGCACATGATGATTGAAGGCTGACTTGAGCTCTTTTTGTTCAATAACTGAAGTGAGTAGAAACACTGCTGACTATAATCATCAAATGTATGTTGCATGTAATATACAAATTAAGGCATGTTACTGAAAACTTACGGCACAtataaattatgttttaatGATATATCATAGTCGTGACCTGATCGAACCGTGCTTCAAAATTTATGTGACAATAATGACACATATGAAATACCACGTGCCTTATTAATCATAGATCAATTGATATTATTGATCATCAATacattatatattttcttttggacatagatgaaaaaaattagttgagCAAACTCATAATACATGCCGACACACTTGTGACGCAACACGGGGCATGCCGAACTTTTCTGCAGCCCAGTGCCAGAAAACGATGCGCTTATACctcacttcaaaaataatatggGAATAAACAAATTGTAGATGTTGGTATACATGATCATGAATCAATGAAAAGACGAGTAAGAGTGGGATGTttgtattattaaataaatcatcaaactaagcaacaattTCACATATCTAAAATCCAACTTATAACGCGAACTCTACAGCTTGGATCTGCTGCCGCCTTCAACGTTCTGCCCGGGGCGGCTCCCCTTATGGCCATCCCCTACGTCCGTTCCCTGGTGTAACAGACTTAACAACACTTAGTCTTCAAGTTCGAAAGAACCGTTTGTGACTTAAAACTTTGTCCTTTTTCGAGAAAATTCCCATACCGCCAACAATGAAGTATGATAATGCGCACTTGCTCaatgttgatatatattttcaaatcaatatcaaatGATTATTGGCGACTACCAGCAAGCTTTTTAAGAATTAGCTAACCCCATTCttcgaaataaaacaaaaacaagcatGTGCCAAGCAATACCATTTGTTGCTCACgtatattattattgtattatatatatggacatgaattggacctatgaatcgttttgttattatgttgttcttggtATGTTTCTtcttatcgttatgaaaaaaccGCTTTtatctttaactactgaaccaattgctttggaattttcagtggttaaagcttGTATTTTCCTTTAGTTTAGAACTTTTTCGTGTTCATATAGTTGGTCATAACTCTCTTGTTAGTGATAATATAGCACATTTTACCTCATTTGcgattggtatatatatatatatacttatttggCGTTAACAGAATTCCAATATTTTCAATGCATACAGTGTTACTTGTATATCGCGCGTTTTGCGTATTTTGGAACGTCCCGGTTGTTTCTAAATTACTAACAGTACAGCCCAGTGTTTAGAATATACATATTCATCATAAGGGTTTAATTTTCTGGACATCTGATTTGGTCCAATGTTTGTACTTGATTTGGTTTCCAAGTAAATAACTCGTTCAAAGTTAATTGGACAATGTCTTATTCTTCAAATCCATCCACTCGTTTATTGTATAACTTTTCCATTTCTAAAGCAGCGTCTTTACTTTCCATCACATATGCATGGTTACCTTTGGAATGAATATACATAGATTCTTTTAATGGAATGCCGGAAAAGAAGAAAAATCTGGCAGGCTTTTTATCTTCGGTTTCATTTTCGAACTTGATAAAGTCTCCACCAGAGATATCAGCAGTATGTCTTGTTTTGATCGTAACCGCTCCGACTACAATAGTACCTTGCATCGTGTAAATGAAAGTGGTCCATGTTCTATCGATTGGCTGAGTATGCGAAGACCCCGAATTCAACATGATATCTAACATTACTGTTGGCTGCTGCGTTTGTATTCTTGATCTCATTCCTAGTGAGTTTCCCATAAGCACTCTCACTGTTGCGCCCTCATTTTGTAAAGTAGGTATTTGAACCTTCCTAGAAACCTGAAAATCacatggaattcgttttttatCATGTGGTAAGTTCACCCACAAATTAAGGCCGTTTGCAACCCCAATGGGTATTTCTCTGTGTATTATACCACCTCCTGCGCACATATTTTGAATTCCGCCGGGTCCCAGAACGTTTTTGTTTCCAGCGTTGTCACCGTGGAAAAGTTCGCCTTGAACAACATAAGTGACGGACTCAAATCCGCTGTGAGGATGATTCGCAAAAACGGTAGGtgctgaaatattaaaatgatcaaaatatataaacgGATCCTTTTGCACAAACTTTTGGTCGACCAAACCAAATCTCACAAATCTTTGCACCGCGTCATGTAATTCGATGACCGTTGCAGAaactttttccatttttatctattattgtCGAACTATAGTTAGATTGGCGAATCGCATGCTGGTAAAATAATCGACACATAACAAATTTAGTAATGTCAGGGATTTGTAATACATGAAATAAATAGAGCGAAAAGTGAATCATATGACAAGATAATGACAACATGATTGTGACATAACAGACTTACTAATACTAAGTCTTCAAGTACGAAAGAACAGGTTGTGActaaggatgctaagtatgaataattacaagtattcgattcttatccgattcctaaattttcgattccgattctcaatttcgaatctcgattcctcgacatatcttaccgagaaaacatacccacATAAGCAaaaccatatgaaatcaaacaagacagcgaagttcaaatatatggaagaACAAGAAGGCCAAACTAAGTAGTAATCTTTCAcaggagacaaaatcgcacaaaaaaaaaacgaatccctcagaacccacagagattttagaaaaaaatcgAGGTAAAAATTTCCtagcgaaatatatatatagtgaagtttgcggtgccgtagcaactcaacatagcagtaaagcagtttatacatatatgtgaaaGAATTcccacaaaacgttacacattgtttgcaatccgaGTTTTAatctcgagaatcgattcctatgcattggaatcgattctagtcgattccgcgaagattctattctgtaatcgaatccggactcaaTTTCGCCATACCCAGTTGTGACCCGAAACTTTGGTATTTTTCGAGAAAATTCCCATACCGCCaacaatgaaatatatttaacaaTGTGCACTtttgatgtattttttaaatcaattttaaatgatCATTTATAAACAGCAAGCTTTCTAAAAATTAGTTACCCAATTCTATGGTATAAAAAAACGGTGTAGCATTGTAAGTAAGTGTTAAGTATaagtgtttatttcgattttccaaACAATAcatggcaaaacaaacaaatgtacgGAAAATGCACGAGCCCACTTACCCCAAAcagcaaacaacacattgaagtaaatttaaaaaaaaaagagagaCTCGAAAGATAATTCGGGCGTAAATACTTGGGTGTGGTTGTGGAGTTTTACCATGAAGTGTGATTTTCTACTATATCTGTACAAGGAAATAATGAGAATTGTAGaatacaacaaacaaacaagcTGTGCAATATATGTgatgaaattaatttgattacaaacGCACTCGACTAATAGTCTACCGGAcgataaacaacaataataaaagcaccataaaagaaaacaacaacaaacgaagTAAAATATGGCAAGGTCATTTCACGCCCTGGCACATCCTTATTCCATCGGTACTGTATCCAACAGCATCGTTTTGATTTAGGTTTGTAAGTATCTTTTCAGTAGGGTTTATATTCGTCCGGCTTTTCAGGTTTTCATTCAACTATTTCTTACTCCAGTATTCCACCGTCGATATTTCACGTCCGCACCCGACGGCGGTCTGATCAGAttgtattaataataatatcgcATTTGCGAAATGCTGATAGCAGAGTTGCTATATTTGGCGTTGACCGAATTCCAAAAGTTACGCATTTTCAATGCAGataatattacttttttaaCGCGACGAAAAATAACCCGCGATGTAAACGTAATTGATGTCAATGGTTTAGGCACTAGTCCAACATTTGGTAAGTTATTATAAAATGCAATGAAAATTTTACAGCTTcgtcttttttttattatcttacTTATCTCACATTTCCACAAAATCTTTCTTGTCTCCATCTCTTGAAATATCTATGGCCTGACTGTGTTGATTCACAGCAAAAAGTAGAGCGCTCATGCAAATTCGTATTTAAAATTGCCACATTCATTTTTGTATTCACGAATCGTGATAGCCACAGAATATAATGTTGCCTCCTATGACGCGATTACTCAACTGAAACTTTGAAAAACCATGCTGCTTACACTCAGAAGTGTATTGATGCCTCTCATCTCTTGTTTTGTATATGCATCGAATGAGCAATCGCGTGAAACGAGGTATTCAATTCCCAGTCTCGCAAGAGCAAATGCACGATTAAACCGGAAGAGCCTAATATCACCTACTTGCCCTTCAGGTCATTTTCAGACTACCAAAAGCACAAAATCCATAAAGTTACAATACCAGATTGAAGAAATGATTTCGATTGCATGTGACGCGTGAGGCTTCGCATGAGGATTTGGGAATGATGAATGAAACTATCATGAAAGAGGACGgaaaattagttaccgccattttggtacacacgattctggagcgccaatttaACAATGTATTCTTCTGTAAATCGGAATTTTTAATAGATGTGAGTGATTTGCACTTTTTCAAATCGCTTTTGTAGTAAAATGAGTTGAAAAACTTTTGTTGTTATTTCCGATATAGAAATGTGATGTTGCACTGCTTCCCGATGATTGCCGACCACTGTTTCAAACTACGTACAAcgcttaaaatatattttaactagATTTTTATTGTTGTGATTTTGAAAGATTATGCAATTGGAATTTGACGAATTACGACAGTGTGCCTAAATTTCGATATCCTCCGACCGAGACAATAgaagaatattattaaaaaattttgatctaAACAAATCTGAAATCAGTTGATAACAAaaatctctgattatatagATAGGAATGTGTGATGAGACAATAGGATTTTTATGCCACCCTTATGCGCGCAGGGAGCGGTATGCATGTAACAAGGCCGTCAAATATTGGTAACCGCcgattttctgtattttttaaaccataaatatacaaattggcAAAGACGAAACATTTCATTTATATAGCGTTAACGAATAAGTTCCATTTGTATTGTTTacgatgataaaataatattatctcATCAACGCCTATCACCCAGGCCTTAAATTTATTTGACACAAAGAAAGCAAATCAATGAAAGCTAACTACGATTACTCGTTCGTTCTATCGTCTATTTCGATCCACATGGCGGGGTCTTTGTAACCATTTCCTGTGATTGTTAGGCCAAATCCAGAATCAACGTGTAATTGAGCGCTTATCTATAGTCAAAGCATGATTTTTGATGAAACTACACGCTGACGAATTTTAACCTCGAAACGAAAGCACTTCAATaatcacaatatatataatggaaaccaaagtgactatagtgACTTTGATGGaaacaagtgggacacgtggtgtgACAGGTGGGACAAATGGGGCACGACATTTTTGCGAAACCCCTCAACTgtcgtaatatatatatatgcaatggGAAACGATTCCGATTGCATGTGACGCGTGAGTATTTGGAAAGGATGAATGAAAATAGCATGAAAGAAAAAATCCATTGGACAATAAACGAAATTGTAACTTTTTGAGATTGCGACGCACTAAATAATATCACGGTACACTCATTACAACACGAAGTTTTTCAAGTCATTTATTTAGCGAACTTTAATGCGATGGATGTgttttagagcagtggttcccaaccgccgatccgcgaagcttttttgccggtccgcgagaaattttgttgtttttataccGTATTAATCGCTTTACCCAAGACaaggttgcgttggttcattacgcaattccTTTTGCGACAGCTTGGCGCCatctttcgcgacatcttggcgccgagcaATCTCACTTTCCGCTTTTACGGCTCCAATTCATGTCGCGCTCCgacaaatctcgcaagattcagaaacctgaaaatcggcacgcgtgctttttctgttctgcgtgcttttccggatttaaaaaaaagaattacttgacataattttagatatttcttggtaacgaatacccatcgc containing:
- the LOC120341752 gene encoding pirin-like, giving the protein MEKVSATVIELHDAVQRFVRFGLVDQKFVQKDPFIYFDHFNISAPTVFANHPHSGFESVTYVVQGELFHGDNAGNKNVLGPGGIQNMCAGGGIIHREIPIGVANGLNLWVNLPHDKKRIPCDFQVSRKVQIPTLQNEGATVRVLMGNSLGMRSRIQTQQPTVMLDIMLNSGSSHTQPIDRTWTTFIYTMQGTIVVGAVTIKTRHTADISGGDFIKFENETEDKKPARFFFFSGIPLKESMYIHSKGNHAYVMESKDAALEMEKLYNKRVDGFEE